From the Zonotrichia albicollis isolate bZonAlb1 chromosome Z, bZonAlb1.hap1, whole genome shotgun sequence genome, one window contains:
- the LOC102064151 gene encoding fructose-bisphosphate aldolase B, which produces MTHQFPALSPEQKKALADIAQRIVASGKGILAADESVGTMGNRLQRINVENTEENRRAFREVLFSSDTSINQSIGGVILFHETLYQKDSSGKPFPALIKEKGIVVGIKLDKGTAPLAGTNGETTIQGLDGLAERCAQYKKDGADFAKWRAVLKITSTTPSQLAIQENANTLARYASICQQHGLVPIVEPEILPDGDHDLQRCQYVTEKVLAAVYKALNDHHVYLEGTLLKPNMVTAGHSCSKKYTPQDVAIATVTTLLRTVPAAVPGICFLSGGQSEEEASLNLNAMNQCPLPKPWKLTFSYGRALQASALAAWLGKNENKKAAQEAFRKRAQINSLACRGQYVQSGKNDAAAMQSLFTASYTY; this is translated from the exons ATGACCCACCAGTTCCCAGCGCTGTCTCCAGAGCAAAAAAAAGCTCTTGCAGACATTGCTCAGCGGATTGTGGCTTCAGGAAAGGGGATCCTAGCTGCAGATGAATCAGTGG GCACCATGGGGAACAGGCTGCAGCGGATCAATGTGGAGAACACAGAGGAGAACCGCCGAGCTTTTAGAGAGGTCCTCTTCTCTTCGGACACTTCCATCAACCAGAGCATTGGGGGAGTGATCCTTTTCCATGAGACCCTCTATCAGAAAGacagcagtgggaagccattcccagCACTTATCAAGGAAAAAGGCATTGTGGTGGGAATTAAG CTGGATAAAGGCACAGCACCTCTAGCAGGAACAAATGGAGAAACCACCATCCAAG ggctggacGGGCTGGCTGAGCGCTGTGCCCAGTACAAGAAAGATGGTGCTGACTTTGCCAAGTGGCGTGCAGTGCTGAAGATCACCAGCACAACACCCTCTCAACTCGCCATCCAGGAGAATGCCAACACCTTGGCACGCTATGCCAGCATCTGCCAGCAG CATGGCTTGGTACCCATCGTGGAGCCAGAAATCCTGCCTGATGGAGACCATGATCTCCAGCGCTGTCAGTATGTCACAGAGAAG GTTCTGGCTGCTGTCTACAAGGCTTTGAATGATCATCACGTGTACCTGGAGGGGACACTGCTGAAACCCAACATGGTGACGGCTGGGCATTCCTGCTCCAAGAAGTACACCCCTCAGGATGTAGCCATAGCAACTGTCACTACTCTCCTTCgcactgttcctgctgctgttcctg GAATCTGCTTCCTGTCTGGAGGTCAAAGTGAAGAGGAGGCTTCTCTCAACCTGAATGCCATGAATCAGTGCCCTCTGCCTAAGCCTTGGAAACTGACCTTTTCCTACGGGAGAGCCCTGCAAgcctctgccctggctgcatgGTTGGGCAAAAACGAGAACAAGAAGGCTGCTCAAGAGGCCTTCCGCAAGCGGGCACAG